One genomic region from Neospora caninum Liverpool complete genome, chromosome V encodes:
- a CDS encoding Os03g0726500 protein, related, which produces MSWVVPSVASAPSAALWAKTRGDWSGEEITPSVDLSWPHHLDKYFDKVGFLYVTASGVFGPPEIHEIAAKSDTVAAVSSGARLRVKHRQSLHRVWNSSDEEPLHLTIGVRLQQEAIRVRLQQEAIRVGLQQEAIRVGLQQEAIPVGLQQETPRNTVGLYRSLSTDDPLLVLNTGSPVRKLSGLVDERRTLSELNNGPTIVCIVLIAIVGAVSVTAGTGGGAIFVPLMQLIMHFNTFEATATSQCLMTGSALAGLCLNFVRRNPVVDMPLIDMDMVLLLGPMQMCGSSVGVIVNRVLPAWLITVLLVVCLLYETVRLMRRLRDKQREAKKVTQLTASEHAHKETCGEIGAAVPMEEPASAGDREFPAQKVAGDDEKQGGNETKRELQNSGKKEGEECEDQGVRVSSDDGKFAPEEPQDREQATVDYGSSHINRKRGRSTIKYQWKRHELTKWSMLLAVWIINLTITFIKGGKHSTFHIGAMAVSKGSDAARQRHF; this is translated from the exons ATGTCATGGGTTGTACCCTCCGTTGCTTCTGCGCCCTCGGCCGCTTTATGGGCGAAAACCCGTGGTGACTGGTCGGGCGAGGAAATCACCCCTTCGGTGGATCTTAGTTGGCCGCATCATCTGGATAAATACTTCGATAAGGTCGGCTTTCTGTATGTGACCGCGAGTGGTGTTTTTGGGCCTCCGGAAATTCACGAGATTGCTGCGAAATCTGACACGGTTGCAGCCGTTTCCTCAGGGGCGCGGCTACGCGTAAAGCACCGGCAAAGCTTACATAGAGTGTGGAACAGTTCTGATGAGGAGCCCCTTCATCTCACGATCGGCGTAAGGCTGCAGCAGGAAGCGATCCGCGTAAGGCTGCAGCAGGAAGCGATCCGCGTAGGGCTGCAGCAGGAAGCTATCCGCGTAGGGCTGCAGCAGGAAGCGATCCCCGTAGGGCTGCAGCAGGAAACGCCGAGAAACACAGTAGGCCTCTACAGGTCTCTGTCAACGGATGAtcctcttcttgtcctcAACACGGGGTCCCCGGTGCGCAAACTGAGCGGTCTCGTTGACGAAAGGAGAACTCTTTCTGAACTGAATAACGGCCCAACCATTGTTTGCATCGTTCTCATTGCAATTGTTGGCGCTGTATCTGTCACGGCAGGAACGGGAG GCGGAGCAATATTTGTCCCGCTTATGCAACTTATAATGCATTTTAATACTTTTGAGGCAACCGCAACAAGTCAATGCTTGATGACAGGGAGCGCCCTCGCAGGTCTCTGTCTCAACTTCGTCCGCCGCAACCCCGTCGTTGACATGCCACTTATTGACATGGATATG GTCCTCCTCCTCGGTCCGATGCAGATGTGTGGTTCCTCGGTCGGCGTCATTGTGAATCGTGTGCTGCCTGCGTGGTTAATAACTGTCCTGCTTGTCGTTTGTTTGTTATACGAAACCGTTCGCCTCATGCGGCGTCTTCGTGAcaagcaaagagaggcgaaaaaagtAACCCAGCTGACTGCATCTGAGCACGCACACAAGGAGACATGTGGGGAGATTGGGGCGGCTGTCCCGATGGAGGAACCAGCGTcagcgggagacagggagtTTCCTGCCCAGAAAGTAgcgggagacgacgagaagcaaggtggaaacgaaacaaagagggaACTGCAGAAcagcgggaaaaaagaaggcgaagaatGCG AGGATCAAGGGGTTCGGGTGTCATCAGATGATGGCAAATTCGCTCCCGAGGAGCCACAAGATAGAGAACAAGCTACAGTAGACTACGGTAGTAGTCACATCAATCGAAAACGGGGTCGCTCAACAATCAAGTACCAATGGAAGCGTCACGAGCTGACG AAGTGGTCAATGCTGCTGGCAGTCTGGATCATCAACCTCACCATTACATTTATCAAGGGCGGCAAGCATTCCACCTTCCACATT GGCGCTATGGCTGTCTCCAAGGGGTCTGATGCCGCCAGACAACGTCACTTCTGA